ATGAAAACGGCGGGATTGACCAAGCCCTTTTCCGGATTCTGCCAGCGCACGAGGGATTCGAACCCCGCCACCTTCCCTGTGGAAATGTCCAGGATCGGCTGGTAGAAGACGCGGAATTCCTCGCGTTCCACCGCCCGGCGAAGACTCGTCTCCAGTTGCAGGTGCGCGGCGGCGAATTCGTGCATGCCCTGGTTGAACACCACGTGACGTCCCTTGCCTTGCGACTTGGCCCGGTACATGGCGGTTTCCGCGTCGCGCAAGAGGTCTTCCGGATGGTCCTGCAGGCGCTCCGAGACCGCGATCCCGATCGACAGGCTGACGAAGACCTCCTGGTTTCGCACCCGGATCGGCTGGGCGAGGCGTTGGACGATCCGTTCGGCCATGCGCGAGAACACGTTGAGGTCCTGGTAGCCTTCCATCAAGATGGCGAATTCGTCTCCACCCAGACGCGAGAGCGTGTCTCTGGACTGGAGGCTTTCCTCCAGGGCCCGACCGACAGCCAGGATCAACTCGTCGCCGGCCTCATGGCCCAAGCTGTCGTTGATCAGTTTGAAGCGATCGATGTCCAGATGCAGCACCCCGACATACTGCCCCGCCACCGATTTCTGGGCGCGCTGGATGGCGCGACGAAGTCGGTCCAGGAACAGGGCCCGATTGGGTAGGCCCGTGAGCGCGTCGTAGAGCGCCCCCTGCATCAGTTGCTCTTCCGCTCGCTTGCGCGAGGTGATGTCTTCCAGGGAACCGGCCATCCGCTCGGGCTTGCCGTCGGCGCCCATGCGCGCCATGCCGCGTGACAATACCCACCGATACGAATTGTCGCTGTGCAGGATGCGGAACTCGCACTCGAAATGAGGCACTTGGCCCGACAGATGCGATCGGATTTCCTGCTGCAACAGATCCGCGTCGCGAGGATGCACCCGATCGAACCATTCCTGCGGCTCCCCTTGCAGGTCGCCATCCCGCATGCCCATGATCTGGGCCCAACGCGGCGAGTAGAACATGCGCCCCTGGATGAGATCCCACTCCCAAAGGCCGCCGTTGGAGCCCGAAGCAGCCAGCGCGTACCGTTCTTCGGAGCGACGCAGGCCATCTTGGGCCTGGCGGCGGGTGGTCACGTCCTCGACGGTCCCTTCCAGGAACAGGATCTTTCCGGCGGGAGACTTCACCGAGTGCGCGTTGCCGCTGACCCAGATCTCCGATCCGTCGCGGCGCCTCACCTTGGCTTCGAAATCCTTCACCGCCCCGTCGCGCTCGACGAATTCGCGAAATTGCCGGTAGGCTTGCGGATCGATGTAGACATCCGTCCCGATGTCCCTCACGGAATGGATGAGGTGGACGGGGCTTTCGAATCCCAGGATCCGGGCCAGCGAAGGATTCGCGGACAGGAAACGTCCATCGGGCGAAGCCTGGTAGATGCCTTCCACGGCGTTCTCGAAGATGCCGCGGTACTTCTCCTCGGCGAAACGCAGCGCCTCTTCGGCGATCTTGAACCGGGTCACGTCCTGCGCCTGCAACAGGATCCCCGCCACCTCGTCCCCCGCCAGGTGCGTCAGGACCGCTTCCACGTTCAACCAGGTTCCTTGGGCGTGGCGCAAACGGAACTCGCAACGGATCGCGCTTCCCTTGTAGGGCAGAAGATGCCCGACCTGGCGGAGCACATCCTCGCGCTCGTCCGGATGCAGGATGGTTTCCAGATGGAGTCCCGCTCGACGCTCCGGACCGTAGCCCAGGCGCCGATCGAAGGACACGCCGGCCTCCAATAGGGATCCTTCGAGCGCAAACAAGGCCCAGATCTCGGAGGTTCCCTGGAGAACCTGTTCATGTAGGAAGGAAAGGGCAGTCATGGCGACGCTTGGAGAGTACCATATTGTTCATCATGAAGCCATCTTCCCTTTTCTCCAAAATCACGACCATCCTCCCCGTCCTCGCGTTGTCGATGTCCATGATGCAGTGTTCCTGCTCCGACACGCTGGGCTCCATCTTCATCAGCGAAGACGACGAGCTGAGATTGGGCACCGAGTTCGATGCCCAGCTTCGCAGCCCGGAAAACGCGGAGGAGTACCCGATCTACGCCACCAGCACCCCGGAAAAAGAGGCGTTCCAGACCTACATCCAGGAAACCTTCCAGTCCGTGTACAATGCGATCCCCGCCAGCGAGCGCCCGTCGTACCCGTTCAAGGTCGCGATCATCGAAAAGGATGTGGTCAATGCCTTCGCCGTTCCGGGCGGCTACATCTACGTGTACACCGGCATCGTCAACGAGGCCAAGAACGAATCGGAACTTGCCGGTGTGCTCGCCCACGAGATGGCCCACATCACCAAGCACCATTACCGTGACGCCGTGATGAAGCAAGCGGGACTCAGCATCTTGCTGGACGCTCTGCTCGGGGAGAGCGCAAGCGATCTCACCAAAGCGGTCGCCGGCATGTTCAGCAGCCTGACCCAGCTGAAAGTGAGTCGGGAAAACGAAGACGAGGCCGACGCCACCGGAACCTACTATCTAGGCGATTCGCGCCGCAACCCCACCGGAATCGCCAGTCTGTTCGCCCGGATGCCCAGCTCGGGGATCGATTGGCTCAGCACCCACCCGGCCAGCACCGACCGAGTCAGTGCGGTCAACAAGCTGGTGGGCAGCGAAGGCGCGATCAAGAAGTGGGACACCTCCGAAGAGGCGAAGTACCAAGCCCGCTTCGAGGCCGCGCGTTTGAAGATGTGAGTTCGCCGCAGGGCCTTCCCAACGGTCCTGCGACGCCGTTTTTTGCATCTTTGCCTCATGTCCCTAACGATCCCCGTTCGCATGAGAACTCGGTTTGCGTTGATTCTCGTCGCTTTTGTCGCCATAGGCTGCACGGAGTCTGGCGTAGACACAACCACGGCCACCCCAACCGTCCCGGCGCCAAAAGACACCTCTGTCAGGTTGCCTTCCGCGGATACGGTGCAAGTGCCCACTCTCAGCGAAGACGACGAGCTCCGGTTGGGCACCGAGTTCGATACCCAGCTTCGCAGTAACCCGGAAAATGCGGCGGAATACCCGATCTACGCTCCCACCACCACGGACAAGCAGGCGTTTCGGATCTACGTCGAAGAAACCTTCCAATCCGTGTACAGCGCAATCCCCAAGAGCGAACGGCCAGCCTATCCGTTCAAGGTCGTCATCATCGAAAAGGACGTGGCCAAGGCCTTTGCCGTGCCGGGCGGATACGTGTACGTCTACACCGGAATCATCAACAAGGCCGACAACGAATCGGAGCTGGCCGGAGTTCTGGCCCACGAAATGGCCCACATCACCAAGCACCATTATCGCGACGCGGTAATGAAGCAAGCCGGGTTCAGCAACTTGCTGGACGCCCTGCTCGGAGAGAGTGCCAGCGGCCTCTCCAAAACGGTCGCCTCGATGTTCGGCAACTTGACCCAACTCAAGGCGGGCCTGGAAAACGAACACGAGGCGGACGCCACCGGAACCCGCTATCTGGGCGATTCGCGCCGCAACCCCACCGGGATCGCCACCTTTTTCGCCAGCATGCCCAGCTCGGGAATCGATTGGCTTGGCACTCATCCGGCCAGCAGCGATCGCGTGAAGGCAGTCAACAGCTTGGTTGGCAGCGAAAGCGCGATCAGGAAGTGGGACACCTCCGAAGAGGCGAAGTACCAAGCCCGCTTCGAATTCGCACGCTCGAAGATGTGAACTTTTCGGGGGAATCGAAACCAAACGGAACGAAGAGTTCCGCTTTTTTCAAAACGAATGCTTCCCATCGCGGGCATCCGCTGTCTGGCTTTGGGTGGCATCCGTTTCGCAGAAAGCCAGCGCGAGTCTCGCCGAGACAAGACCTTGTTTCCTGCGGGATCACCAACATTCTTTCCAAGGAATCGCCACAATGAAGAAGACCCTCCTCGCAGCCCTTCTCGCACTCGCCGGCTTCACCTTCGCCCAGGCTCCTTCCACCGACGCGGGCGCCCCGGCTCCCACCACCACCGAGAAGCCTGCCAAGAAGGGCAAGAAGGCCAAGGGCGAGAAGAAGGCGATGACCGACGCCGAGAAGGAAAAGAAGGCCGAGAAAAAGGCGGAAAAGAAGGCGAAGAAGGCTGCCAAGAAGGCCGAGAAGGCTGCCGCCGACTCCGCCGCCGTCAAGTAATCGTTCGACGCAGCTTCGCTGCATCGAACCTGGGACGACCACCGAAGGTGGCCGTCTTTTTTTTGCCCGCTACGGGTTCGCCAAAACCGTAGGGACGCACCGTAAGGACGCAAAATCTTGCGTCCCTACTGGGCGTCCCTACGACGGCCCCCATCGTTTCGGGCACAAAAAAACGGGCCACCCGGCTGAGGTGGCCCGTTTTCGTTCAACTTGAAATCAGGTTCAGGGCATCTGCACCAAACGGATCGTGTTGTGCAGGCGCGTCCCGAAGGGCTGGCTGTACAGGAACACGATCCGATTGCCGGGCTCGGCGAGATTGCGCGCCTGGATCTCGTCCAGCACGCGCGTGATCGCCTCGTCGATGGAGTTGGTCCGCGGCAGACGCACCGGAATGATGCCGTAGAACAGCGAAACCTGCCTGTAGATGAGCTCGTCGAAGCAGGCCGCGATCACGTGCGTGGAGCAGTGGAAGCCGGCGATCTGCCGGGCGATTTCCATGGTGTGACAGAAAATGGCGATACAGGGAGCCTTGGTGTGTTCGGAAAGCCGCACCGAGCCGGCGACGATCTCCAAGGTCTGGTTGGAGATCTCCGGCAAGGTCGGGGGAGCATCCGTCACCGCTTCCGCACCACGCAGGATCCGGTCCATGGTCTGGACGGCCTGGAGCGGGAATTGTCCGCCGGCGGTTTCGCCGGAAAGCATGACCACCTGCGCGCCTTCGAACACCGCGTTGGCGACGTCGGAAGCTTCCGCACGGGTGGGGCGCGGATTGCGCTCCATGGAATCGAGCATCTGGGTGGCCACCACGCAAAGCTTCGCATGGCGGTGGGCCAGACGGACGGCGCGCTTTTGCAGGATGGGCACGGACTCGATGGGGCATTCGATGCCCAGATCGCCGCGGGCGACCATGATGCCATCGGACATCCGGACGATTTCCTCTATGGATGCCACTGCCAGAGGGGTTTCCACCTTGGCGATGATCGGGGGGTCAGGCCATCCGATTTCCTGCAGGTAGTCGCGCACGCGCTTGATGTCGGCACCGTTGCGCACGAACGAGACGGCCACCCAGTCCAGGCCTTGATCGCGCCCGAAAACCAGGTCGCGCTGGTCTTTTTCCGACAACACATCCAGGCCGTAGTCGCATTCCGGCGTGTTCACCGACTTGCGTGGCTTGAGGGTCCCGCCGGTCTTGACCGTGGTCACGATTTCGGTGCCTTCGACATTGACCACTTCCAACTCGAGATGGCCATCGTCCAAAACGATGGCTTGCCCCGGAGGCACGAGCTGGTACAAGGTGGGATGACTGATGCCGATCTTGTGGGATTCGGCATCGCCTTCCGTTGGCACGAGAGACCAGGTTTCCCCGACCTTCAGCTCGTAGGTTTTGGTATCCGTGCGGACCTTGGGTCCACAAAGATCCATGACGAGCGGCACTGCGATTCCCATTTCTTCCGCGACCATTCGGATCTTCGCGATCCGAGCGGCGTGGTCGGAGTGAGTCCCGTGGCTGAAGTTCAGCCGACAGGCGGTCACGCCATTTTGGAAAAGATTCCGGAGCATCTCCGGGGAGTCGGAGGCCGGACCGATGGTAGCAAGCATCTTGGTTCGACGGAGTTCCATGTGAGAAATGATAACTTGGAAACACCCATTGCAAGACCTGGAGGTCCGAAAATGTTCAAGGTGATCGAAACACCGCAAGCGCCCAAGCCGATCGGCCCCTACAGCCAAGCCATCCAGATGGGCGACCTGTTGTTCCTCTCCGGCCAGATTCCCTTGGATCCGTTGACAGGCGAACTGGTCGGCTCCACCGCCTCCGACCAGGCCCAACAAGTGCTCAGCAATCTCCTTGCTGTCCTGAAGGCAGCCGGATGCGACGCCAAGCATGTGGCCAAAACCACCATCTTCCTCACGGATCTGGCGGATTTCGGCGAGGTCAATGCCGTTTACGGTAAAGTATTCGGAATGGATGGCCCTGCCCCGGCGAGAAGCACGGTGCAGGTTTCCGCGCTTCCACGAGGATGCCGGGTGGAAATCGAAGCCATCGCACGGATTCCGACACCCCTCCCGTGAAAAGTTCAATCCTTGCTTACTTTCCTTGAACCGCACCTATGACCCAGGAAAGCTACGGCAGATATCGGATCCTCCGCCCCCTGGGCCAGGGAGGCATGGCTTCGGTCCACCTGGCTGAAGACCCCTTGTTGCGACGGCTGGTCGCGATCAAGATCCTGCGCGGCGACTTGGGCGCCCAACCGGATTGGGTGCGACGCTTCCACGACGAAGCCACCGCCATCGCACGCCTGGGAAGCCCGAACGTGGTGCAAGTCCACGATTTCGGCAGGGAGGGACAGGAAGATTATCTGGTCCTGGAGTTCGTCGAAGGCATATCGCTCGCGGAACTGCTCCAACATCGCGGTGGCCGATTGGATCCGAGCGCCGCCGCCGCGATCGTCTGCCAGGCTGCCGATGGCCTGAGAGCAGCCCACGAAGCGGGCATCATCCACCGCGACATCAAGCCCGACAACATCCTGATCCGACGCGACGGATTGGTCAAGATCGCCGACTTCGGCATCGCCCGTCTGATGGAGGAAGTCTCCCAAACCCGCACGGGATCCGTGTTCGGATCGCCCTTGTTCATGTCCCCGGAGCAGGTGGAAGGACGGAATCCGTCCGGCGCGATCGACATCTTCGCGCTGGCCGGCGTGTTCTTCCGTTCCCTGACGGGCCAGCATCCGTTCGAAGCCGAACATGCCCACGCGGTGATGTGGAAGATCGTCCAGGAGCCGGCCCCTCTGGCCGCGGATCTGGTCCCGCAATTGGATCTGGATCTGTCCGCGTTGGTCGCTTCGATGCACTCCAAGGATCCGGCGGAACGACCGCGCGCGGCGGAAGTCGCCAGGCATATTCGTCATTTTCTGTCGCTCCAGGGAACGCCCGACCCCGTGGGAGTGGCCTTCGGGGGCTTGCCCACCCAGGTTCGCACCGCTCCTCCGCTGGCCCCGACCCCGACCCAACAGATCCGGCAGCCCTCTCCGCCCAAACCCAAGCCATTCTTCCGAAGACATCGCCGACTTCTCCCCGTGGCGATTTCAGGTGTGGCACTGGTCTGCGCCGCGTTTTTCGCAGGCAAGATCTGGGATCAATTCAAGACCGCGCCAATTCCCGAGTCCTCCAAGGTGGACCCCAGCTGGGCGCTTCGCCAAGCGGCCAAGCAACAGACGGAGCAAGCGGATTCCGCTCCCGAATCGGATGGGCCATCCAGCCATGTCCCAGCACCGAACGCCCCCCGGCGCACCGACTCCCCTGCGACCAAGCACGGCACACCGCCTCCGCCGATCCCCCTGAAACCGAAGCCTCCGGAAATTGTCGAGGCGGTGAAGCCGCCCCCCCCTTCCGGACCGACGCTTCGGGTCGTCGCCCTGATGCGCGACGAGGCTCCGGAGGATGTCGGCAGTCTCAAGCCCAGGATCGCCATCGTCAATCGTGGACCCGGAGTCCTCCGTTGGGTGCGCGTCACCTGGAAATTCCCAGTTTCCCCCGGGCCGGCACCCATCCTGGACATCTATTACGCTCCACAGTGCGCACTGCGCTTGGATCGCAATGGCGCCTTGGTGGCCGAGTGTTCCGGCCTGTCCGTTGCTCCTGGCCAGTCCTGGCCAAGCGCGGACGGGATGTCCTTGGCCATCCACCACCCGGATTGGCGTGCTTGGCAGGGCAAGGCGGCGCTCGGAATGAGCCGCCAGATGGTCGAGCGACCGGACATCCAGGTGGAAGCGCGATAAGGCCTCACTGAGCCTTGCGGCGGACCTCCAGGATGCCCTTCTCGAAGGCAACCCATACTTCTCTCGCCCAGTCGGTCTCGGCGCTGCGAGAAGCGCTGCGCGCGCCCTTCACCGGCACCATGAGCGAATACACCTGATTGGCCGAGGAAAGATCGTAGATCCCGAACCAGGCAGGATCCTCGAAGGCATCCAACGAGTCCTTGGCATTCCTTGCGCCACCTGGCCGCAGAGCGATCAACATCTGGACATCCATGGCAGCGCCGATCCGTTTCAACGCCGTGCGGGTGGCTTCGGACAGACGAGGCTCACGGGTACGCAGCACTTGGCTGTCGGAGCTTTGCGAACCCACCCATACCGCGCTATCGGCGATCAGCAGGTCCGTGAGGCTGTCCAGATCCCACCCTCCGAGACGCTTGACCTTGTGGTTACCGGAATCCACCGACACCCATCTCAGCCCGGGCTCCAGCCTTTCCAGAGCCGGCCCAGCCAGGGAAACCGCCTCGAATTGTGCGATCGTGTAAGGGCCTCGCGCGGCGACCAGGTACAAGCCCACCGTTTTTCCGGCGAATGCCCCGCTCCAGCCTGGTTGGACTTGGGCTGGCCCCGCAGGCCGAGCGGAGGCACAGCCTGAAAGGGAGGCGGCGACACCGGCCGCCATGAGCAAAAACGGAGCGGAGAGAAAGGTTTTCAAGCAGATCGTGCGATGCATGTCGGAAAAAATACGAGCCGCCCCTGGAATCCAAGGGCGGCTCGCGAACTCAATGCTTGACGGACAAAATTCTTACTGCCAGACCACCTTGGGGGCATCCCAGTTGAACCGGTCCCACTCGGCCAAGATGTCGCCCTCTTTCTGGGGACGAACGAAATCAACCTTGTAATCTTCCGTCAATCCAGCGGCATCCTTCACCCGCAGCGTCACATTGGAGTACAGGTTCGGTACCGCGTAGCTGAAGGAGACTTCACCCTCCAGAGGCTTCTTTGGATCCGTAATCTTGACCTCCAGACAGCGCACGACCCTGCCTGCCGCGAGGATGCAAGCCGCCGAATCAGGGTGGAGCTTGTAGTTGTCACTGACCGTCCAATTCAGAACGACCGTGACCTCCTCCTTGCCAAATTCGTAAGCCCCGGCACTATTGATGACACCGGTATCGAGATACCCCCAATTCCCCTTGGTGATGCGGGGTTTGATGTTGTCCTTAGCGCGATGCAGAACCACAGAATCCAGGCTGGACTTCGTCGAGTTGCTGGTGGCCTTGAACCTTACGGTCGAATCCTGTCCTGGGGCCAGCTTGATTTCCGTGGTGTAAACACTGTCCGCTCCGTCTTTCACAAGCTTCGCTTCCATGCCGTTGATCAGACTCACGACGATCGCATGCCGGGAATCATCCTTGACCTTCCACTTGAGGACAACGTTCTCCGTGCCGAAGTCGAGGGTGGAATCCTTCCCAGAAGGTTGAATTCTGGTGATCTGTGGCGCCAGAACCGCTGCAGGATCGTCGGATTTCACGACCTCGAAGGTCGCTTGCTGGCTGGTGGTTTCGTTTTTCTCGTTCTTGCCGGAGAAACGAACCGTGTACATGCCCAAGTCCGCACTCGGAATCAGCTTCGCCACGCCAGTGAAGATCAGGGTGGTGGAATCCTTTGGAGAGGTGGTCGCGAATTGACTCGTGACGCTCAGGTTGTCCTTGTTCAGGATTTCGATGGACTGGCTCGTCCACTTGCTTCCGGAAGACACCTTGCCCTTGAGTCCCAAGATTTCACCTTGCTTGACCGAGGCGGCCTCGACACCGAAAGTTTCATCCCACTTGATGCTGGATGGCGGAAAGAGCTTGTCTTTGACTCCGGGGTCCAGGATTTTCGCCCCGATGAGTTTGTCCACGAGATCCATGAGTTGCGCCCGATCCAACCCCAGCTGGGTGTTGACAAGATCTGTCGCAAGGATGTTCCGCTTGACCGCAAGCTGGATCACGATGATGCGGATCGTGTCCTTGGAAATGCCCGCCGGCAGGCTGTCCGGAAAGTTCGCCTTGGCGTTCCCGGTCAGAACCATGTTGGCGTACGATGCGAGGAACCCTGCCCGGGTGAGCGGATATTGGGCGGAGTCCTTCCCATGGGCCTCGTAGAAGGCCGCCATGAGAATGCTGTTCGTGCCCTGGAAGATCTTGCCGCCTGGATTCACTGCCCGAGGAATGTCGTTGCCATTGGACAGATACAGGCGGGTCTGGATCAGGATCCCGAGCTTCCAGTACTGGACTTTCAGGGTGTCCGTGAAGGTCTTGTGATCGAGCTTGGCAGCGACGATCGCCGTGTCCTTGCTGACAGTCTTGACCTTGACGAAGGTCGCCTTGCCGGAGTCTTTCCCGATCTTCCAGGAGGCAGAGTCCGGAAGGAACGCCTCTCCACCCAGTGAGTAGATGGGCAGGGAGTCCACGGTGCGCGTGGGCGGTGGCGGCGGAGGATCATCCTCCACAACCACGGAATTGTTGCAAGACTGCGCAAACCAACCGACCAACAACAGTGGTAGCAAGCGGGTTGCGAGGTTCTTGGTCAGGAATTGTTTTGCTTTTTGCATATGAGGGGTGTTCCCATTTGACGGAGAGTACGAAGCAAAAAGAAGAACCACCGTTGCCGAATGGCAAGGACAAAAAAGAGTCCCAGTCACTTGACTGGGACTCTTTGAAGCGGGATGGACGAGACTTGAACTCGCGGCCTCCGGCGTGACAGGCCGGCGCTCTAACCAACTGAGCTACCACCCCTTGTGGAGTTTCCCTCAACGAACCAGTGGGCGTTGTAGGATTCGAACCTACGGCCCTCTGCGTGTAAAGCAGATGCTCTGGACCAGCTGAGCTAAACGCCCTTTGGAGACACAAAAATTAACGCAACTCAGCCCTTTTGTCCAGGGGCAACCGGCGACTCTTTTACGGAAGTGCCTGAAACTCCCGATGGCAGCAGGAAGCCTGCGGGCATGACCACCAAGTATCCCAGCAGAACCACGAAGGGCCCAACGTTCAGGGAGATCGGATTGTTCACGGGAGCCAGCGAGAGCAAGTAAAGGCCGAAAAAGCCGATGAGAGCCCCGAGAGCGATGACCATGTAGTTGCGCAGACCGAAAGAGTTGTTCATGACTGGAGCCTTCTGGAGCCTGGTTTAATTGGACAGGGGAGAATCATAGGCATCGATGATCGATTGGACAAGCGGGTGGCGCATCTGGTCTTTGCTTTCCAAACGCACCATGGCGATTCCCGGGATCCCCTCCAGGGTGGAGCAAGCGTGCCCAAGACCCGAAGGCGTCTTCAGGGGAAGATCCACTTGGGTCGGGTCGCCCGTGACGACCACTTTCGAGCCGACGCCAAGCCTTGTCAGGAACATTTTCATCTGGGAAATGGTCGCGTTTTGCGCTTCATCCAGGATCGCGAAACACCGTTTCAGCGTGCGGCCTCGCATGTAGGCCAAGGGGGCCATTTCGATCAATCCCGTTTCCATGCATTCCTTGAACCTCGCCCGCGGCAAAAGCTCTTGAAGCGCGTCGGTCATCGGTTGCAAATACGGCGCGATTTTCTCGCGAAGGTCTCCAGGGAGGAAGCCGAGCTCCTCGCCGGCTTCCACTGCGGGACGAACCAAAACCAAACGGTCGACCTCGCGCCGTTGCAACGCAGCGACCGCAAGAGCGATCGCCAAATACGTTTTGCCGGTGCCCGCTGGTCCCACCGCGAACACCAAATCCGAGGTGCGAACCGCTCGAACCAGCCGGTTTTGGCCCGGATTGCGAGCACGCACCACCACTCCGCGCGCATCGTAGAGGATCGGCCGAGACCAATCCTCCGCTGCAGGTGCGACCTGGTCTTCCAGACACAAATCCACCGCGGCCCCGTCCAGATCGCCCGTTTCCGTGACCACACGGGCAAGCTCGGCGAGAACCTGAGAGGCCCGTCCATGGCTATCGGCGGAGCCACCTTCCAGCACGAAACCGGTGTCACGTGCGGATATCCGCACGGAAAAAGCGGATTCCAATCGACGCACCAAGGATTCCCCGTCGCGCAGGAGAACCCCCTTGATCGCGTCGGGAATCGCCTCCAGTACCTGGGTGCGCCGAGGAATGATCAGATTACTTGGCCTTTTTAGCGGGCTTGGCCTTCTTGCCAGCGGGCGCTGGTGCCGCAGCGGCAGCCGCGGGTGCAGCGGCAGCAGGGGCTGCTGGTGCCGGGGTGACGGCAGGCGTGGCGGGTGCCGACGCGGGAGCCGCCTTGCCTTCCAATTGAGCCTCAAGATCGGCCTTTTCCTGGCGCAGGTCCGAAAGCTTGCGTTCCTGTGCCTCCGCCTCGGAGCGAGCATTCATCACTTCGGCATTGGGATTGGAGGAGCCTCCACCCGAAGACGAGCCGGAGGATGCAGCGCCAGCGCCGCAAGAAGAGAGGGCGACAACAGAGGCCACGGCGAGGCAAGCAAGGATACGACGCATGGACGGAACTCCCGGAATGGATGATGGTCGATGCGGAATCTACCCCCAGCCCTGGACTTCGGTCAAGTCGTTCCGAGCCTAGGGCACTGTTCCTGGCCCACTTTGCGCCAGAAGGCTTGCCCAGTGGGCCCTACCAGAACCGTTTCGCAGGAAATCGAAACCATTTGTCCCGCTTGCAACGAGTTTTCCCGGAGAGCCCCTCCGGGAATTGCCCAAAAATCCTTTCAAGCCCCCCTGGTCGAGATTGGCACGAGAATCGTTTAATCCAGTCGTTATCCTCGGCAATTGCCGGGAAACCTTCCACAGGAGAACCCACATGAAGATCTCGACACTCACCGCCATCGCCTTCTGCTCGCTTTCCGCCGCCTTCGTCCAGGCTGCCGACACCACGAAGACCATCCCTGCCACCGTGGCCGCCGACAAAAAGGAAATCGCCGCCGACAAGGAAAAGATCGCCGCCCTGAAAGCGGAAGTGGTCGCCGACAAACAAGCCATCGCCAAGGACACGGCGGCGGTGCATGCAGCCAAGGCGCAGCTCAAGGCCGATCACGAACAGATCAAGGCGGCTCGCCAAGCGGGCGACACCGCCGCGGTGAAGGCCGGCAAGGAAGCCCTCAAGGCCGACAAGGAAGCCTTCCACAAGGCCAAGGAAGAAGTGAAGAAGGATCGCAAGGAAGCCCACCAGGAT
This DNA window, taken from Fibrobacterota bacterium, encodes the following:
- a CDS encoding PhoH family protein; its protein translation is MLAPRRRHRNASFRTCARKRPILRLNWKARRLPRRHPPRLPSPRHQQPLLPLHPRLPLRHQRPLARRPSPLKRPSNLIIPRRTQVLEAIPDAIKGVLLRDGESLVRRLESAFSVRISARDTGFVLEGGSADSHGRASQVLAELARVVTETGDLDGAAVDLCLEDQVAPAAEDWSRPILYDARGVVVRARNPGQNRLVRAVRTSDLVFAVGPAGTGKTYLAIALAVAALQRREVDRLVLVRPAVEAGEELGFLPGDLREKIAPYLQPMTDALQELLPRARFKECMETGLIEMAPLAYMRGRTLKRCFAILDEAQNATISQMKMFLTRLGVGSKVVVTGDPTQVDLPLKTPSGLGHACSTLEGIPGIAMVRLESKDQMRHPLVQSIIDAYDSPLSN